AAAGGGTTTCATGCTTTCGATTTCGAGCGAGAAGATGACACAAGAAGTTGTGTTGGTGTGGCGAAAGATTCCTGGCATTGAGAGGTCTCAGAGCTCTTTCAACGGAGCAACAGAGAAACACCAACCATGGAGGGAGAGGTGGGacggtggtagtggtggtggtggtggtggtgcttttGCTTGTGTTTCGATGGCGGAGAAGGGAGAGAACAATGAATTTATGCCCACACGGGAGCAGTTCTTGAAGCATCCTTTGGCCGTGCTTGCTTTAGTACCCAGAGACGCAGCTCTCTTTGCGGCGGGGGCGGTTGCTGGCGCTGCTGCCAAGACTGTCACGGCTCCTCTTGACCGAGTCAAGCTGCTAATGCAGGTATCAATTCCATGGATTATCATCGTTTCTGCACCTTCAATTCTCATGGAAATTGGTTTCTTTTGGTTTTCGTACCATGTTGGCTTTTGCCGGTCGGAATTTTTAATTCGGTTATTTATTGAGGTTTTGGCGACATATTGGGGTCTTCTGTCACTCTTTGTCCTTTGTACTCCGAATGTAATGcctgtgtgtgtctgtgtgtgtgggTAATAGATTAATAGTACAATGGTTTGGTtgtaaatggaatttttttttttttttggaaaaagggTTTGATTCTGATTGCTAGataataatttttcaaaaatttaaaggagtggatttttttcctttgttatttttattgattaGAAATCTTAAAGGTCTTCTTGGCTCTAATTACGAAATGTCTATAAGTGGCTTACATTGCATTAATCTCTATTTGCAGACTCATGGGTTGCGGGCTGGGCAAGAAATGACAAAGAAAGGTATTGGTTTCATTGAGGTGAGCCATGTTTATTAACATACATTCTGCGTTGTTCCTATGGTTCCCCTGCATTCTAGACTTTCTGAATTGTGATATAGGTATCCTCGAAAATTAAAACTTGACACTGTTTTTTAGCCGTTATATTCTCCACCCATATTATTGGTTTACAAGGAAGGTTCTGATTAAGATTTAAGATGCATATGTTTTGTTCTGGCAAAAAGGTTCAGTTTTTTGTATTGATAGGATGAAAGAATATAGTCATTTGGaaattttaggaaaaataaaataccaaattCCTTAGTTCTCCAGCTGGGATGTGGCTTCCACCTTTGAATCTTATCTTGGCTCCTGGGTTTAGCTTGTTTCGATCTCATAGTCAATCACCCTTATTGTTGTTGCAGTAAGATCCATCAACTCAATCAAACATGTGATATCTGTGGCTCTTTTAATTGTTCTAGGTACTTTGCATTCTAAGTTTTAACATACGTAACTCAGTCCCATAGAAAAACCTGAAATGCCTGCACAGTTCTGTACTATTTATATGCTAATTGATTTAGATTTATTTAGTTCAAACTGCAAGGGATAGGGAAAATTGACTTAGACATGCCAGTGAAGTGTTGAAATAAATGATATGCAGTTGAATGATTGATTTGTAGACTACAATAGAAATATGAGAGACAAAAGTTCATCTGAATAGAATAGTTGCAGTGTATTTGAGATGGCAGGTTCCTATCGTATCTAATGCAGCTTCATATTGAGTAACAATTTCCCATGGAATTTGGGTTAGGCCATGATGTTGATCGGAAAGGAGGAGGGAATCAAAGGGTACTGGAAAGGCAACCTTCCTCAGGTATTTTACATCCTTCTCTTCCCAAAAACCAGGATAAGAAAGTGTTTTGATTTCAgcattttatttcttaaattaCTCCAGGTGATACGCATCATACCTTACAGTGCAGTGCAGCTCTTTTCTTATGAATTTTACAAGGTAATAGTCTGAACCATCCGCCATAGAGTAACTTAATGTGGCATGCTATGAACTGAGAATGAGTACTGATCAAGATATTGATCTATCCCTGGCATTTATGTTATAGAAACTTTTTAGAGGAGAAAATGAGGAGCTCTCTGTTATTGGAAGACTTGCAGCAGGTGCTTGTGCTGGGATGACTTCCACTTTTGTAAGTACCAAGAAATTGCTCTagtaaattgttgttcctcCCATTTTTTGTCTGGGACAGTATACATACTTTCAGGGTATGATTAACTTAACTGATGTAATATTTTAGTATCAGGGAAATCTAGCAACTGTGATGAGAAGTCATTTAATGGCATCCTATGTGGAGATCTGGTTGTTCTTGTTCAAAAATCATTACATAACCTAATTTACATAACAATCCACTGCTGCACTGTTATAGATAGACAAATTTATCCAAGGAATGGCTTGACAAGGAGTCCACAGTTGGATGGTTGCAGTAATTGTTTAGTAGATTGCTTTTCCCCTTACCTAGGAAATTCAGTGGTGGGATCAATTGATAGTAGGTCACAGCCATCTGCACACTTACCATTTGTCCTGCTTCTCCACTTAAAAGTGTGAAACGTTTGTTTTCTCTATATCATTTGAAGCTTTCTGCACATTTGTTGCCTCTCTCGCTTTTGATTCTGCACCCACAGGTCCACAGCCACCTGTAGACGTATGCAGGTGGGTGTTGGGTGTGATTATGTGTGAATGCAATTATtcgtgtgcatgtgtgtgtgtgtgtgtgtgcgtgtgcgtgtgcgtgtgcgttTGTTTTTATTAGTTTAGTTTTGAAAGTTCTGATCTTGTTCTTTTTGTAGATGACATATCCTTTGGATGTCCTGAGGTTAAGGTTGGCAGTTGAACCTGGGTCCAGGACAATGTCCGAGGTAAGTTTCATTTAAATGATGCATGACATAAGAAGACCTCTCCATGTGGAAATAACGGATTTTATTGGATGTTTTCAGGTCGCCTTAAACATGCTAAGAGATGAAGGAATCGCCTCCTTTTATAATGGTCTTGGACCTTCTCTTCTTGGAATAGCTCCTTATATTGCTGTGAACTTTTGCATTTTCGACTTGTGAGCTTACTCTTTTGGTGGTGtcttttttatgtatttatttatttatatcccCAGTTTTGTTTGTGGGAAAATCCTGAAAATGAAACTTCTGGAACTCAAAATGTCACTCCTTGGTGTTTTCCAGGGTGAAAAAGTCATTGCCAGAGAAGTTTCAAAAGAGGACAGAATCGTCTCTTGCAACAGCTTTGGTGTCGGCAACTCTTGCAACACTTATGTGTTACCCTCTGGACACGGTAAGAAGACAAATGCAAATGAAGGGGACACCATACAACACTGTCTTGGATGCCTTTCCAGGTAAAAGCATGGTTCTAGTTGTTATCGATTAAATACCTGGAGTAGTATCTCTTGAACTATCAGTCCATTGCTTAATAATGTATCTAGAAAGACTGGTGTCAGACACCCTCATATTTGGCAGATAAACTGATGCACTGCAGTTTTATCATATTACCTAAGGAGAAACCTCTATTCTGACATTATGACGATGAGCATGAGGTGATGACCCACAACACCATTGACAACTTCTTGTTCTGTGTCGTCTAAACCAACCTGTTTAGATGATTTGAATAATATGATATATAGCAtacttttgtttgttttggtcaTTGTTGTATATAGGACATTTTTTAGTCTAGGAGATTACTGAACAATGGGGCTTCCTGTAGGGGAATATTTTTCACTTTTGCTACTATTAAACATTTATTTTGGGTTAAGCTACTTGATGACCAGAGAAACATAGAACATATCATTATTTTAAAGttctatccattttttttccttttctgtttgtGTTTTAAATGTCTTGAACTGTCCAATTTACGATCAAACCCCATGCCACACCCACACACCAcgcccccacccccccaaaaaaaaaaataataataatactgtTCATTTTGTAAAGTGGTTGTTATTTTGGGTACACACCTCTTCTactctttgagaaatttccaTCTAATTGTAGAATCTCCCTGTACTTTTTACACCTGTTTTATAATCTAGAATTCCTGCTTAGGTGTTATCATCAACACCACCATCCTTTCATTGAATCCCCCTCTAGTTCCATTATTTTTCATATTGACTTCGTTATTACTGCTTCTCTGCTGTGTTTTCATTACTGCAGAAGTTCCAAGTTTAATCTTTAAAATTTGTGTGGCTTTAGTTATATACTATTAAAGGAGAGGACATTTTGATATGTTAGATAGATTATGTTACTTCAACACCATCTTTCTCTTGCCTGAATCTTCTTACAAAGATAATTCTATAGTTTGAGTGTGCATACGGATATTGATTGGTGAAAGGGTGACAAGAGGCAGTTCGCTACAACATATGATCTCAAAATAGCAAGCAAAATAACAAAAGAGAACATTGGTAATGTTTAAAGTGGATCTCATGAGCGATGAAAGATATCCTGGGGAGAGCCGAGTCATATCACATGCTACTGGTTTATATGTTTGTCtcgaaaaggaagaagaagaaaggagagattAATGCCTTAGAATTATTTAGTGGAGCATGAGATAGGCCTAGTGTTATTTAAAGATTTTGTTGATTGGGGAGCATGGATAATATGTATCCAAATTTTAGCATGTTCCAAGACATCATTTTTAGTATCCCTCTTATGTAACTTGCAAGAAAGAAAGGATCATTAAGTACATGAATTAACATGGTTATAGACTTAATAGTAGCCCTGAGGGATAAGGGTGTACAATGGGCTGGGCTCAGCCTGTACAATCTTGCAGGTGTATAATATGATGAAAGATAAAACCCACCTAAAATGACTCATATTCAAACTATGCTAAGATTTGCTAAGTCTACTTAAAATTGAGCTGAGCTATGTCCAAGCTTGAGCTCTGAtacttttcaattttttccGGAGGACCAGCACCAATAGGAATAAGGGATGGTCTGGGTGATTGCCAGGTGTCGCAGGCGTCCTGGGCAGCATCCTTGTGGTCCCTTTAAAACATTGGGTCCGATGGCTCCAATAAGACAAGGGTAGGAGCAAAAAGGATGTGTCATGGTTGTAGGATATCAGGATCCAACTTTATGATTCAGTgggtgaaaaagaaaagaatttctCTTAATATAGCCAGAGTATAGTTGTTGAAAAGGATATTTCCAGCCAGTTTCAAGTAGTTCAGATAAAGTTCTTATGAGTTCAGTTGAATTGATGCAACTTAGTTTTACAATCATCTCTGCATCTAATACCTATTCTGTGAATTTATATCTTGTTGTTAAAACAGAACCGTgtgatttatttttcattatgcTCCTTGCAATTTCTAAATGCTTAGAGATCTCTGCTTTATGACAataatgatttatcaaaaaagataagaataataaacaaataacATTACACTTAATTGAGTACTCAATCAAGCATTTCTCTAGTTGAAGAAGTTGGTGACATACCAGATATTTTAGGTACTTGAaactccttcccccccccccccccccatgttaaacaagaagcaaaaagaaaaactattcaTTAAAACAGAAAAAGTTCAATATCAGAATTTTGGACAGTCACAAAGAAGGGTTACATTATTCTGGCACATACTTTTTGAACTTCCAATCAAACTTGACAAAATATTAGGTTACATTTGTGGCTTCCTTGGGTTATGGGGACCTGAAATTTGACCGTTGGGCTTCAAGTCCTTGGCCAGTCCATCAATAAGTTCTTCTAGCTTTCAACTTCGACTATCTCAGTTTCCTTGTATAACTAGATGTCATTttcacttcttctttttcatatatattttgtaCTTCTGGTAGAAGCTACCTAATATCATTGGCAATTGATGCAGGAATTGTAGCCCGTGATGGTTTGATTGGATTATACAGGGGTTTTGTGCCAAATGCACTGAAAAACCTACCCAACAGCAGGTCAGTTGCATTACTTGTATATCAGCTTTATTGTTTTCTTGGTTCATTCCTTCCTTGTATTACTGTTAGATTGAAAACTAGGAATCCAGTTTAAACCTCCTTGTAGAGGTGCAGTTGTAGGCCTTCTTATTCAAATTGTCAGGTCACAATTTCTctttgggaaaaagaatgttacCAAAGAGTGAATAGGTTAATAAGATTATTGTAATGCATGCTTTAACTTTGATAGTATATTTAATATTTGGGGGAAGGAGCCTTTGCTTGGTGCAATGAAGACTCGAGTTAGAGCCTATGGATGTCCAATTTAGTGTCAAATGCTGAAATTTAGGACCAATTCCAGTCCATTCCCTTACCTGGGGGAACCTGTGGAAATGGCACTTTCACCGCGTGGTTTGAAAAATCGGATTGGGATCGGTGGAATCGGCTGTCCTCGATTCCTAACATCCATTTCTAGCTCGTGCGATTCGATTCACCCCAAGCTGGATTGGTTCAATACGACTGATTCCCAACAGCCTAATTGTTCTGCAACTACCAGAGAAGTGAAGATACGataacgaagaagaagatggattgTCTCCCAGCTAACAGCCCCCTGGGATGCTGTGGCAGACTGGCATGACTCCCACAATGACTGAAACTGTCATGGCTGACACCTCCTCCTCAGGAAACAGGTTGGCTAATAATCATAGACTTACAGTCATGGAGTTGAGAATAGAGAGGAACCTGAGGGATTGCAGCTTGAACAAATCCAGTCTTCCAGTCATACCACAAGATCTTGACCACATGGATCTTTGAAGGTCCAAATTTGAGATCCTTAAGAATGGAACGGTCACAAACGAAACAGAGCACTAGACCCAGGAGGAACACCAGAAACACAGGTGGAATTGCCGATAAGATACGCATCTTTCGAATCAGATGGCGATGGCAATGATGGATTTCTCTCGATTCAAGCAGAGTTTCAAGTTCAGGTTCATCGATGAAATCCCCAGAACTGTTGTGAGGACTTACAAATAAGAGCACAGAGAGTGCAAGGACAAGTCGATCAAGGCCTAGCCAGGAGTGAGCACGGCCGATTTAGCAGTTGCGAAGATCTGATGGTAATGGATGTATCTGATCGCGGAGAAAGAAACGGGAATATGAGGCTGGTGGCTCCAAGGAGGAAGAGGACAGGCGGTGGAGAAGCCAGCAGCCATGATTTAGAGGACGGTGACATGGGTGTGCGACTTGAAGATGGCAACCGTGGCAATGGATTTCATGGGCTGGAAGTGCATTAGGATCCGGAAGAGGAAGCCTGTGATGATGTTGTAGAGGGCTGTGAAGATGAGGGTGTGCCGAGGTAAAGGTGGCTAACCAGTTTGAGGGCCAGGATGATGGGGATGTAGCCACATAGATGCACAGGTCACCCACAGCCACCGACTTCTGACCAGACAGGTCCTTGAGGCCGAAGCTGGTGGCGCAGGAGAGCTGGGGGAAGTAGCCGCACCACCGCCCTGGGAGGAGTggattgcatttttttttttttcaaactgatTTTGAACCTGATTCATTTTTGAGAAATCGGTTGCTAATCAGCCATTCCAATTGattcaaattggaattggaCAGGAATCGACAAGACCATAATCCGGGTTTTTAAACCTTGTTCCACCCAGTAATGCGGCTATGCCCCTTTTCCATTTAATATTTGAGTTGCTATTGGTTTTATGGATGACTTCTATGGCTGGGTGAGTTGATCTTTTGtcacgattttcctttcttacCACACACTTGACACTGTTTCTGTAGGGCATTTCCATTTATTTCCTGCATCCTAACCCCCATTTCCTAAATATTTCCTGGTTTATTCACTGAtgaaaccttttcttttttctgtctCCAGTATAAGGCTGACCACCTTTGACACTGTTAAAGGTCTGATTGCAGCCAGTGAAAAAGAGTTTCAGAGAATCATGGAGGAAAACCGCCAGAAACAAAACTAGAGCACTGTACATAAAATTATCTCCATGATTCATGTTCTTGCCTATATCAGTTTCTTGGAAACATGGAAATCAAGTTTTGGGTGATTGAATTTCCCAATTTGCTGTAACTCTTGTGGAGCCAATGATGCTTAGATCCTGAATGAAGTTTCCGTGAGAGTTATTCATGAATTCAATTTCGCAGAACTCTGGAATTTCCAGGTTTAGCTTCAGATTTTTGTGATGCAAAGATAGTTTTGTCtatttgttaatttagttcataAACTAATGCTTAACATTGATAGCAGTGATAACTCAATGGCAATTGAATataggcatttttttttcttgattatgCTTGATAGGGATGTCTTGTACTCTCCTCAATATTCCTTCAGTCAATAAATAGCTGAACACCATATAGTTACTTATTTCTGAATTACTAGGCAATTTTTCGCTTGTTTGCTTCTGttttttctcctccttcctTTCCTATGCGTGTTATCCAATGTACAATCGGTCccatcatatttttttaaggaaCTAATATTCTGATGAATCAATATGAAATAAACATGTCAGACTAGTGTCTTTATCCAGATCCATATCTCATCCAAGACCATGACCTACTTTATTTCTGGGCATTGATGCTTGACCACAGGTGCTCAGCTTTTCTCAGAGACCGATTTCCAACCCAGATTTGAAATGTATGTAGTTTGagtagggatgtaaacggattGGATACGAATTGAGTTTGAATCGGATGTATTTGGATCTGAATATTTTTTGATCGGATGTGTATACCTCTAAACGAATACGGATGTGGatcgaatttggattttcaactatccgtTTACTCTCTGATTTGTGTAATTTGGATTTTTCTCTCccaataaatataattttttcttaatcaatCTTTCTAGgttgttttaactcttttcctaATTCTTTAGAACTtatttaaacttcaagaaccttcaaaatcattaatttattatttaatcgGATCggataatttggattttaatccGGATATCTTTTAAATGGATATGGATATCCCTAAACGTATATGAATGCAAATTCAAATTCGAATTTTGACTGTCCATTTACATACCTAAGTTTGAGACCCAATTGAGGTAAAAGGGATGCACACCAAAGCAAATCTTGGTTTTGACACCTCCATTTTTTCCCTCGGGATCGATCCATAATTGTTCCATGGTTTATAGCTATTGTgtctttttatttcatttgttttcatttttagaaatattttcCTTATATTAGATATAAGATTTGGGAAACTATTTCCACGAAGGGGGGttaggaggggggggggtttaggTCCATCATCCATGTACATTAGACCCTCGTCAGACCCCGTAGTGGCagaagcctcgtgca
This genomic stretch from Macadamia integrifolia cultivar HAES 741 chromosome 2, SCU_Mint_v3, whole genome shotgun sequence harbors:
- the LOC122089003 gene encoding thylakoid ADP,ATP carrier protein, chloroplastic-like, with product MLSISSEKMTQEVVLVWRKIPGIERSQSSFNGATEKHQPWRERWDGGSGGGGGGAFACVSMAEKGENNEFMPTREQFLKHPLAVLALVPRDAALFAAGAVAGAAAKTVTAPLDRVKLLMQTHGLRAGQEMTKKGIGFIEAMMLIGKEEGIKGYWKGNLPQVIRIIPYSAVQLFSYEFYKKLFRGENEELSVIGRLAAGACAGMTSTFMTYPLDVLRLRLAVEPGSRTMSEVALNMLRDEGIASFYNGLGPSLLGIAPYIAVNFCIFDLVKKSLPEKFQKRTESSLATALVSATLATLMCYPLDTVRRQMQMKGTPYNTVLDAFPGIVARDGLIGLYRGFVPNALKNLPNSSIRLTTFDTVKGLIAASEKEFQRIMEENRQKQN